The Metabacillus litoralis genome contains a region encoding:
- a CDS encoding cell wall hydrolase, with amino-acid sequence MTAPQSKASAATTHQVQSGDTFWIIGKKYGVPVKTLMSTNKKSSHLLFIGEKLVIPQTITAAEMDLLARLVNAEAKGEPYAGKVAVASVVLNRVDSSLFPNSISSVIYQKDQGYYAFTPVQNGAINSPADASAKAAVKEALAFRGMGKGSLYFYNPKTAKSTWITSRQVTVNIGNHRFAK; translated from the coding sequence ATGACTGCTCCACAATCTAAAGCTAGTGCTGCAACAACACATCAAGTGCAATCAGGAGATACGTTCTGGATCATTGGTAAAAAGTATGGAGTTCCTGTTAAAACTTTAATGTCAACAAATAAAAAATCTTCTCATTTATTATTTATCGGTGAAAAACTTGTTATACCTCAAACAATCACAGCAGCAGAAATGGATTTATTAGCACGTCTTGTAAATGCGGAAGCAAAAGGTGAACCTTATGCTGGTAAGGTTGCTGTTGCATCGGTTGTACTAAACCGTGTTGATAGTTCGTTATTCCCAAATTCGATTTCAAGTGTTATTTATCAGAAAGATCAAGGTTATTATGCTTTTACTCCTGTTCAAAATGGAGCAATTAATTCACCTGCTGATGCATCAGCAAAGGCAGCAGTAAAAGAAGCTTTAGCTTTCCGAGGAATGGGAAAAGGCTCATTATATTTCTATAACCCTAAAACAGCAAAAAGCACTTGGATTACATCACGTCAAGTAACAGTGAATATTGGTAATCACCGATTTGCAAAATAA
- a CDS encoding spore germination protein produces the protein MSMKACGTMNKMTYEGGREKLSLVQVLARFRTSSDFIQYEAETSHVKYWVSYLRTMVDMQTLQKSIMPFLKSGDWKTLDDLQNGIPIENIIITIDTDVIKEKLLDGYILICLTEYGLPGLLIKATINKARDVSLPEVEFSVVGPKEAFVESIESNINLIRKRIPDEKLRIFEIKVGKLSKTKVAILYIEGIANEENVNTVKQRIKDIKFDQISDSSFITQMISDNQNSPFPQLLDTERPDRVSSILAEGKVGVIVDGSPHVLIGPTTLVEFFSAFDDYFYNWLNASFFRLIRLFAVAFSILVTPIYVATLTYHYELIPGDLLNTLISSRRVVPLPPILEALFLELTIELLREAGARLPTKVGQTIGIVGGIVIGTASVEAGLTSNILLIIVALSALASFTTPIYAMGNTIRMLRFPFLLLAEWLGLLGLMLCFCFLMTHLLRLTSLGRPFLEPIYPPRTKDMKDALIRLPFSLLSKRPSQLRTNNPIRFPSKKAKMNKDIDE, from the coding sequence ATGTCTATGAAAGCGTGTGGAACGATGAATAAAATGACGTATGAAGGTGGCAGAGAAAAGCTATCGTTAGTACAGGTATTAGCAAGGTTCAGAACTTCCTCTGATTTTATTCAATATGAAGCCGAGACTTCTCATGTTAAGTACTGGGTATCTTACTTAAGAACAATGGTTGATATGCAGACTCTTCAAAAAAGCATTATGCCTTTTTTAAAGAGTGGGGATTGGAAAACACTGGATGATTTACAAAATGGAATACCAATCGAAAATATTATTATCACGATCGATACAGATGTGATTAAGGAAAAGCTATTAGACGGATACATTCTTATTTGCTTAACAGAATATGGATTGCCTGGCTTATTAATTAAAGCAACAATAAATAAAGCGCGTGATGTTTCTCTACCAGAAGTTGAGTTTAGTGTAGTAGGTCCTAAAGAAGCGTTTGTAGAATCAATTGAATCTAATATTAATTTAATCCGAAAACGAATTCCTGATGAAAAACTACGTATTTTTGAAATAAAGGTCGGTAAGCTTTCAAAAACTAAGGTAGCAATATTATATATAGAGGGAATTGCGAATGAAGAGAATGTTAACACGGTTAAACAAAGAATTAAAGACATTAAATTCGATCAAATTAGTGACAGCTCCTTTATTACACAAATGATTTCTGATAATCAAAATTCTCCTTTTCCACAGCTATTGGATACGGAACGCCCTGACAGGGTATCATCCATTTTAGCGGAAGGAAAGGTTGGGGTTATTGTTGATGGTTCTCCACATGTATTAATTGGACCCACAACGTTAGTGGAGTTTTTTTCAGCATTTGATGACTATTTTTATAATTGGTTAAACGCATCTTTTTTTAGACTGATTCGGTTGTTTGCTGTAGCATTTTCTATTTTAGTAACACCTATTTATGTTGCTACTTTAACTTACCATTATGAATTAATACCAGGTGATTTATTAAATACTCTCATTTCATCGAGAAGGGTAGTACCATTGCCACCTATACTAGAGGCATTGTTTTTAGAGTTAACGATTGAGCTTTTACGTGAAGCAGGGGCACGCCTTCCTACAAAAGTTGGACAAACAATAGGTATTGTTGGAGGGATTGTTATTGGAACTGCTTCTGTAGAAGCAGGTCTAACAAGTAACATATTACTGATTATTGTTGCATTATCTGCACTTGCATCTTTTACAACACCTATTTATGCAATGGGTAACACGATCCGAATGCTCCGCTTTCCATTTTTATTATTAGCAGAATGGTTAGGGCTGCTGGGGTTAATGCTTTGTTTTTGTTTTCTTATGACACATTTATTAAGATTAACCTCCTTAGGGAGACCTTTTTTAGAGCCAATCTATCCTCCTAGAACAAAAGATATGAAAGATGCTTTAATTAGACTTCCATTTTCCTTATTGTCTAAGAGACCGTCACAATTGCGAACGAATAACCCAATTAGATTTCCTTCTAAAAAGGCAAAAATGAATAAAGACATAGATGAATGA
- a CDS encoding GerAB/ArcD/ProY family transporter has protein sequence MKVADRFQVSHFLVFYLIHSLQFGVGVLGFQRIVAEKSGRDAWIAVIISGILVHISVWMIFRILKDFEGNIIDVHKELFGKWIGGALSTFFGLYFCLLAINVLNTYIEIIVVWMFPDLNSWLFTSIFLLLVYYVISGGFRIVTGICFFGVVLPSYLIFTFFFPIEFSDLSNLAPPLNHSFKDMASSTKDMSLTILGFEALLVYYPFIKRPEKSKKWAHLGVAYSTLLFTLIMMISLAYFSEEQLQKNVWATLTIWKIVEMPFVERFEYIGIANWCLIILPNVCLTFWCASRCLKDTFKFNQRILLALVLLLAFFTIPMIQTREKISFFNDLVSQIGFYMMFGYIPILFFLTVLIKKIKGRKA, from the coding sequence ATGAAAGTAGCAGATCGTTTTCAAGTATCACATTTTTTGGTGTTCTATTTGATCCACTCACTTCAATTTGGTGTAGGTGTATTAGGATTTCAAAGAATTGTAGCTGAAAAATCGGGAAGAGATGCTTGGATTGCAGTTATTATATCGGGTATTCTTGTACATATTTCAGTATGGATGATTTTTCGTATTTTGAAAGATTTTGAAGGCAACATTATTGATGTACATAAAGAGCTTTTTGGGAAATGGATTGGTGGTGCTCTTAGTACTTTTTTTGGTCTATATTTCTGTTTACTAGCGATAAATGTTTTAAATACTTATATAGAAATTATTGTAGTTTGGATGTTTCCAGATCTCAATTCTTGGTTGTTTACATCAATCTTTTTGTTATTAGTCTATTATGTCATTAGTGGTGGATTTAGAATCGTAACAGGTATATGCTTTTTTGGAGTTGTTTTACCTAGCTATTTAATATTTACATTTTTCTTTCCAATTGAATTCTCAGATTTATCTAATCTAGCCCCACCGCTAAATCATTCTTTCAAAGATATGGCTTCTTCAACTAAGGATATGTCGTTAACAATATTAGGGTTTGAGGCTTTGTTAGTTTATTATCCATTTATCAAACGACCGGAAAAGTCAAAAAAATGGGCACATCTCGGGGTTGCCTATAGTACATTATTGTTTACTTTAATCATGATGATCTCACTAGCTTATTTTAGTGAGGAACAATTGCAAAAAAATGTGTGGGCTACATTAACAATTTGGAAGATTGTTGAAATGCCTTTTGTAGAACGTTTTGAATATATAGGAATTGCTAACTGGTGTTTAATCATATTGCCTAATGTTTGTTTAACTTTTTGGTGTGCGAGCAGATGTCTTAAGGATACATTTAAATTTAATCAGAGAATTTTACTTGCACTTGTTTTGCTTTTGGCGTTTTTTACCATTCCGATGATTCAAACAAGAGAGAAAATAAGCTTTTTTAATGATTTAGTTTCACAAATAGGCTTTTATATGATGTTTGGATATATACCGATTCTTTTCTTTCTCACAGTATTGATAAAAAAAATAAAGGGGAGAAAAGCGTGA